One genomic region from Candidatus Nomurabacteria bacterium encodes:
- a CDS encoding CAP domain-containing protein, with amino-acid sequence MMSKIKNKQNKKSTLVNKVSKQSKLLVIVFVAIAGLLAVTSSYANSKKSDYTLKTPVEQTTISLTKEKPLIISKNPNGKISYESRGKSIDVAVSGTVYCTPENDGPVKMITLTQDQLLSTEKQIEAIQPASDTTKQDDIKSSIGNSKQLQLSSSSTVAPVETNAVNPSKSMVRTEQLLDSICQKANTTIPSQDLPAFIPDTATLPKRKKRSSLFNNVFSSIITPKTYAADTPAPLTTPPPALNTNAENDQLSRINYVRQQNSRPLLSKSECLTKAARTWSLNMATVDRLYHSPLAQTVEKECGANWWAKLGENVGFGGDSMTIFNAYMNSPHHKDNILDPAFQRVGVGAYTYKHPTKPNTFVWTTQLFARCMGSCANK; translated from the coding sequence ATGATGTCAAAAATAAAAAACAAACAAAATAAAAAAAGTACTCTAGTTAATAAGGTATCAAAACAATCTAAATTATTAGTCATCGTTTTTGTTGCAATTGCTGGTCTACTGGCCGTAACTAGCTCATATGCAAACTCTAAAAAGAGTGACTACACCTTAAAGACGCCAGTAGAGCAAACAACCATCAGCTTAACTAAGGAAAAGCCATTAATTATTTCGAAAAATCCTAATGGTAAAATATCATACGAATCAAGAGGTAAATCTATTGACGTGGCAGTTAGTGGCACCGTTTATTGTACCCCCGAGAATGATGGACCAGTCAAAATGATTACACTAACTCAAGACCAACTACTTAGCACTGAAAAGCAAATAGAAGCAATACAGCCAGCAAGTGATACCACAAAACAAGATGATATTAAATCTAGTATTGGAAATTCTAAACAATTACAACTATCAAGTAGCTCAACTGTAGCTCCCGTAGAAACAAACGCCGTAAATCCTTCAAAAAGCATGGTCAGGACAGAGCAACTACTTGACTCAATTTGTCAAAAAGCAAATACAACTATACCAAGTCAAGATTTACCGGCTTTTATCCCCGATACCGCAACATTACCAAAACGAAAAAAACGATCATCATTGTTTAATAACGTGTTCTCGTCAATAATCACACCTAAAACATATGCTGCAGATACCCCTGCACCATTGACGACACCACCTCCGGCACTAAACACTAATGCAGAAAATGACCAACTCAGTAGAATAAATTATGTCAGACAGCAAAACTCTCGACCTCTTTTAAGCAAATCAGAATGTTTAACAAAAGCTGCACGTACCTGGTCTTTAAATATGGCGACTGTCGACAGACTATATCACAGCCCATTAGCCCAAACAGTCGAAAAAGAATGTGGCGCAAATTGGTGGGCAAAACTCGGTGAAAACGTTGGATTCGGTGGAGACTCTATGACAATATTTAATGCCTACATGAATAGTCCACACCACAAAGACAATATCCTTGATCCAGCCTTCCAAAGAGTTGGAGTTGGGGCATACACATATAAACACCCAACCAAACCAAATACATTTGTTTGGACAACTCAGTTATTTGCTCGGTGCATGGGTTCGTGCGCTAACAAATAG
- a CDS encoding MFS transporter yields MHKNNQPKSNKALPPNKKKAKHGLLKWLPMAVLSLALMIIIIDTTVLNVSLKTIVNDLNTDIQGIQWVITAYSLTLAAFTITGGRLGDIFGRKKMFMIGAVIFAVGSFITSISHSVGVMIVGESIIEGIGAALMMPATASLLVSTYRGRDRAIAFGIWGGVAGAASALGPILGGYLTTNYSWRWAFRINIFVVILLLLGSMAIAEAREKNVSRKLDIMGILLSSVGLFAFVYGIIESSNYGWLKATQAYKLLGHEVNVVGLSITPIAIIIGIILLALFALWENFVESQGRTPLVSMGIFKNRQFISGASVTALLSLGMVGLIFALPVFLQSVQGLDALHTGIALLPLSLMVLISAPLSSILNKKFTTKRIIQAGLSLAIIASWVLSRSITPTATPLTLMPGLLLFGIGMGFVMAQASNLTLSAVSVEESGEASGVSNTLRQIGSSLGSAIIGAVLLTSLATNLSNGISESKVIPDHAKSSISKVVESQASSVELGGQSAQQQKMASIPANIKEELRKIADEASAKSSSQSMQIAGLFIIVALGASSFLPNTHDLEATTSNSSKRTHATQH; encoded by the coding sequence ATGCATAAAAACAATCAACCAAAATCAAATAAAGCTTTGCCCCCAAACAAAAAGAAGGCAAAACACGGATTACTAAAGTGGCTTCCGATGGCGGTATTGAGCTTGGCCTTGATGATAATTATTATCGATACAACAGTATTAAATGTTTCGCTCAAGACAATTGTTAATGATTTGAATACTGATATTCAAGGAATCCAGTGGGTGATTACTGCATACTCATTAACCTTGGCGGCGTTTACTATTACCGGTGGTCGTTTAGGTGACATTTTTGGGCGCAAAAAGATGTTTATGATCGGGGCAGTAATATTTGCTGTTGGATCGTTCATTACTTCAATTAGTCACAGTGTAGGGGTTATGATTGTGGGCGAATCAATTATTGAAGGAATAGGCGCAGCCTTAATGATGCCAGCTACGGCTTCACTACTCGTTTCAACATACAGGGGTAGAGATAGGGCCATTGCTTTTGGGATATGGGGTGGCGTAGCAGGTGCGGCTTCTGCTCTCGGCCCGATCTTGGGTGGATATTTAACAACAAATTATAGCTGGCGGTGGGCGTTCCGAATAAATATCTTTGTAGTGATATTGCTATTGCTAGGCTCTATGGCTATAGCTGAAGCTCGCGAAAAAAATGTCAGTCGCAAACTTGATATCATGGGTATTTTATTATCCTCAGTTGGACTCTTTGCGTTTGTGTACGGAATTATTGAGTCATCAAATTACGGTTGGTTAAAAGCAACACAAGCCTATAAACTTCTAGGTCACGAAGTTAATGTTGTTGGCTTATCGATAACTCCAATCGCGATTATTATCGGTATTATTTTATTGGCTTTATTTGCGTTGTGGGAAAATTTTGTCGAGAGCCAGGGACGTACTCCTTTGGTTTCCATGGGCATATTCAAGAATAGGCAGTTCATTTCAGGAGCCTCAGTAACCGCTCTTTTATCATTAGGTATGGTTGGCTTAATATTTGCCCTTCCGGTATTTTTACAGTCGGTGCAGGGCCTTGACGCACTACATACCGGTATTGCCTTGTTACCACTTTCATTGATGGTTCTAATTTCTGCCCCACTATCTTCTATTTTAAATAAGAAATTTACAACCAAGCGTATAATTCAAGCAGGATTGAGCTTAGCAATAATTGCTTCATGGGTATTAAGTCGTTCGATTACGCCAACTGCAACTCCATTAACGTTAATGCCTGGATTGTTGTTGTTCGGAATTGGCATGGGCTTTGTAATGGCACAAGCTAGTAACCTAACATTATCGGCTGTATCTGTTGAAGAATCTGGTGAAGCATCTGGAGTTAGCAATACCTTAAGACAGATTGGTTCTTCTCTTGGTTCTGCAATTATCGGCGCCGTGTTATTAACCTCGCTGGCAACAAATTTATCAAACGGAATTTCTGAAAGCAAGGTTATCCCCGATCATGCCAAAAGTTCGATATCAAAAGTTGTGGAATCACAGGCATCAAGTGTTGAATTAGGTGGCCAAAGTGCTCAACAACAGAAGATGGCTAGTATACCTGCAAATATTAAAGAAGAACTGCGCAAAATCGCCGACGAGGCGTCTGCTAAAAGTTCAAGCCAATCTATGCAAATCGCCGGATTATTCATTATTGTTGCTCTTGGAGCCTCATCGTTCTTGCCAAATACTCATGACTTAGAGGCTACTACTAGTAATAGCAGTAAACGAACTCATGCCACCCAGCATTAA
- a CDS encoding metal-dependent hydrolase, protein MANYKGHISGAVICLALVLVVLTLLPFTWLTGVQDMLANWQWVSGLFVTAILFGLWPDIDTNSKAQDIFFGFAFILNVILIIYGRFEVSAYLGLIAMTPILAKHRGWTHKKWAMIVVPLPILIVPYLYQPNKLLIGIAFYLSAVVGYFSHLLLDGLITKRVRIKGN, encoded by the coding sequence ATGGCTAATTACAAAGGTCACATATCAGGTGCAGTAATATGTTTGGCGTTGGTATTAGTTGTGCTGACCTTGTTGCCATTTACATGGCTAACAGGTGTGCAAGATATGCTTGCAAACTGGCAGTGGGTGTCGGGATTGTTTGTAACGGCAATCTTATTTGGATTGTGGCCGGATATTGATACAAATTCAAAAGCACAAGATATATTTTTTGGTTTTGCCTTTATTTTGAACGTTATACTTATTATATATGGAAGATTCGAGGTCTCGGCTTATCTTGGGTTAATAGCCATGACGCCAATTCTCGCAAAACACAGAGGTTGGACACACAAGAAGTGGGCTATGATTGTGGTGCCATTGCCAATTTTGATAGTTCCTTATTTGTATCAGCCAAATAAATTATTGATCGGCATAGCTTTTTATCTATCGGCGGTAGTTGGCTATTTTAGTCATTTGTTGCTAGATGGATTAATTACAAAGCGTGTTCGCATAAAAGGTAATTAA
- a CDS encoding DUF348 domain-containing protein translates to MVIFGGGTTVGPNDSRIVTVYADGNKQTLPTRAKTVQDLLDRLDIKIHEGDVVEPALDSPIINDNFDINIYRSRPVMIVDKGKQIVVNSADQSPAVVARNAGIVVYPEDKMVPDVPENLIQEGVVGDRYVIDRATPVTLILYGNVSGVRTQAKTVGDLMKEKNIKFSESDTVAPSSDTQLHPDMKITITREGQQIATVEEEIPAPIEYVDDANMTRGSTAVKEPGAPGKKVVTYEIKTENGIEVSRNKLQEIVTIQPQRKLVTRGTKIIISNPSENVRIGESMAASRGWTGEQWYCLYQLWQKESHWSTTAGNPSSGAYGIPQALPGNKMSSAGSDWASNPSTQIAWGLGYVAGHYGTPCGAWSTSQARGWY, encoded by the coding sequence ATGGTCATTTTTGGTGGCGGAACAACGGTTGGTCCTAATGACTCCAGAATAGTAACAGTCTATGCGGATGGCAATAAACAAACATTACCTACACGTGCAAAGACAGTACAGGATTTACTCGATAGGCTGGATATTAAAATACATGAAGGGGATGTTGTGGAGCCAGCTCTGGATTCACCGATTATTAACGATAATTTCGATATTAATATCTATCGATCAAGACCAGTAATGATTGTAGATAAAGGAAAGCAGATAGTTGTTAATTCTGCTGATCAATCACCTGCTGTAGTGGCACGCAATGCGGGTATTGTAGTATATCCAGAGGATAAAATGGTTCCAGATGTGCCAGAGAATTTAATACAAGAAGGGGTTGTTGGTGATAGATATGTTATAGATAGAGCGACTCCAGTAACTTTGATACTTTACGGTAATGTAAGCGGGGTGCGTACTCAAGCAAAGACCGTTGGCGACTTAATGAAGGAAAAGAATATCAAGTTTTCAGAAAGTGATACCGTGGCACCGTCTTCAGATACACAGCTTCACCCCGACATGAAGATAACGATTACCCGTGAAGGTCAGCAAATTGCTACTGTTGAGGAAGAAATACCTGCACCTATTGAGTATGTTGATGACGCAAATATGACGCGAGGCAGTACGGCAGTTAAGGAGCCAGGAGCTCCCGGTAAAAAGGTTGTTACATATGAAATAAAGACTGAAAATGGGATTGAGGTTAGCAGGAATAAATTACAAGAAATCGTTACAATTCAACCCCAGAGGAAGTTAGTTACAAGGGGGACAAAAATTATCATAAGTAATCCATCGGAAAACGTTAGAATTGGTGAAAGTATGGCTGCGAGTCGAGGCTGGACTGGAGAGCAATGGTACTGTTTGTATCAGCTTTGGCAAAAAGAATCACACTGGAGTACCACAGCAGGAAATCCAAGTAGTGGTGCTTACGGTATCCCCCAGGCATTACCAGGTAACAAAATGTCTAGTGCTGGGTCGGATTGGGCATCCAACCCTTCAACGCAAATTGCTTGGGGCTTAGGGTATGTCGCTGGACATTACGGTACGCCATGTGGAGCCTGGTCTACGTCACAAGCTCGGGGATGGTATTAG
- a CDS encoding MarR family transcriptional regulator, translated as MISNIKPTDNVSYLIQKIAMLLSRQNDFILTQNLGIGFSQFKLLMILRWQPNIKQKQIAQQLGQTEASISRQIKLMFNDGLLQSTLNPSNRREHITTLTTRGQRICDESIELMKTSYQPMISQLSKHQEVDLLKSLTVLNEYLQSNVNK; from the coding sequence GTGATTTCAAATATAAAACCAACGGACAATGTCAGCTATCTTATTCAAAAGATCGCCATGCTTCTTAGCCGGCAAAATGACTTTATCTTAACGCAAAATCTTGGTATTGGTTTTTCACAGTTTAAGTTACTGATGATTTTAAGATGGCAACCGAATATTAAGCAAAAACAAATTGCGCAACAGCTCGGACAAACCGAAGCAAGTATTAGTCGTCAGATTAAACTGATGTTTAATGATGGTTTGTTGCAAAGCACATTAAACCCTTCAAATCGACGCGAGCACATTACTACATTAACAACTCGTGGACAACGGATTTGTGATGAATCAATTGAACTTATGAAAACTTCGTATCAACCAATGATTTCGCAACTGTCAAAGCATCAAGAGGTTGATTTATTAAAATCACTAACAGTTCTCAATGAATACTTACAATCAAACGTCAATAAATAA
- the rsmA gene encoding ribosomal RNA small subunit methyltransferase A, with protein sequence MSNFPEAKKALGQHWLEDEESLVAMVHAGEICASDTILEIGPGTGTLTEKLTETNANIIALEFDSARYKDLIRTYKESTNVVIQEGDIRVFNLNDLPPDYKIIANIPYYLTANLLRILSESENMPKIAVLLVQKEVAQRVGANPGELSMLSVFTQIHYDVSLGRIVPAQLFSPPPKVDSQILILHRKSESRSSQILPQLSRVIKAGFSQKRKKLVNNLATELGLGKEEISKILQDCNLRSDIRAQQLTLGQWEKISNEISQLTR encoded by the coding sequence ATGAGTAATTTTCCGGAGGCTAAAAAAGCATTAGGTCAACACTGGCTTGAAGATGAAGAAAGTTTAGTAGCTATGGTTCACGCAGGTGAAATTTGCGCATCTGATACAATACTTGAGATTGGCCCAGGCACAGGCACGCTCACAGAAAAACTTACAGAAACAAATGCAAACATTATTGCCCTAGAGTTTGACAGCGCAAGATACAAAGATTTAATTAGGACTTACAAAGAATCTACTAATGTAGTGATTCAAGAAGGGGATATTAGGGTATTTAATCTCAATGACTTGCCACCAGATTACAAAATAATCGCAAATATTCCGTATTATTTGACAGCAAATTTGCTTAGAATTTTGTCGGAGTCTGAAAATATGCCAAAAATAGCCGTACTTCTAGTTCAAAAAGAAGTGGCTCAGAGGGTTGGGGCTAATCCGGGGGAGTTGAGTATGCTTTCAGTCTTTACTCAAATTCACTATGATGTGTCTCTTGGTCGAATTGTTCCAGCTCAGTTATTTTCTCCACCTCCTAAAGTAGATTCACAAATACTTATACTGCACCGTAAGTCAGAAAGTCGGTCTTCTCAAATATTGCCTCAATTAAGCAGGGTAATTAAAGCAGGGTTTAGCCAAAAACGAAAAAAATTAGTTAATAATTTAGCGACCGAGTTAGGACTAGGCAAAGAAGAGATTTCAAAAATTCTTCAAGACTGTAACCTAAGGTCTGATATTAGAGCTCAACAATTAACTTTAGGTCAATGGGAAAAGATCTCTAACGAAATATCACAGTTGACACGTTAA